The Brassica napus cultivar Da-Ae chromosome C7, Da-Ae, whole genome shotgun sequence genome has a segment encoding these proteins:
- the LOC106399694 gene encoding germin-like protein subfamily 3 member 4, whose protein sequence is MMKLFFLILFCAIFLTVSSDSDNMQDTCPTAQGEQSIFFINGYPCKNPTEINAQDFKSTKLTVAGDTDNYLQSNVTMLTASEFPGLNTLGLSVSRTDLERDGSVPLHSHPRSSELLFVVSGVVFAGFVDTNDKIFQTVLRKGDVFVFPKGLLHFCLSGGFERATALSFYNSQSPGVVNIGGVFGVDQERIVNITRSLVTDHDEL, encoded by the coding sequence ATGATGAAACTCTTCTTCTTGATCTTGTTTTGTGCAATCTTCTTAACTGTCTCTTCAGATTCAGACAATATGCAAGACACTTGTCCGACGGCTCAAGGAGAACAGAGCATCTTCTTTATCAACGGCTATCCTTGCAAGAACCCGACCGAGATCAACGCTCAGGATTTCAAGTCCACCAAACTTACTGTAGCCGGAGACACAGACAATTATCTCCAGTCCAACGTCACAATGCTCACAGCATCAGAGTTTCCAGGCCTCAACACTCTTGGCCTCTCTGTCTCACGCACTGACCTCGAAAGGGACGGATCCGTGCCGCTCCATTCGCATCCAAGGTCATCCGAGTTGCTCTTCGTGGTCAGTGGAGTCGTGTTCGCTGGATTTGTCGATACCAACGACAAGATTTTTCAGACGGTTCTGCGGAAAGGCGATGTCTTCGTCTTTCCTAAAGGTTTGCTTCATTTCTGCTTGAGCGGTGGCTTCGAACGAGCCACCGCTCTCTCCTTTTACAATAGCCAGAGTCCCGGAGTCGTGAATATCGGAGGCGTGTTTGGGGTCGATCAAGAACGTATAGTGAACATCACGAGGTCGTTAGTTACGGACCATGATGAGCTTTAA